From a single Kitasatospora sp. NBC_00458 genomic region:
- a CDS encoding DUF7144 family membrane protein: protein MSSATRSAPAGTGGPSGFAGGVTAFAAVMLLLAGCLSIFRGIMAIAEDDVFVRTPNYIFKFDLTSWGWIHLILGIIAICIGLGLFRVSLWARILGVALAALLIIANFLSLPYYPLWSVVVIAISGFVIWGLCAVHRDDAPIV from the coding sequence ATGTCCTCAGCCACCAGAAGCGCTCCCGCCGGCACCGGCGGCCCGTCCGGCTTCGCGGGCGGCGTCACCGCCTTCGCCGCCGTGATGCTCCTGCTCGCAGGCTGTCTGAGCATCTTCCGAGGGATCATGGCGATCGCCGAGGACGACGTCTTCGTGCGGACCCCCAACTACATCTTCAAGTTCGACCTGACCAGTTGGGGCTGGATCCACCTGATCCTCGGCATCATCGCCATCTGCATCGGCCTCGGACTGTTCAGGGTCTCGCTCTGGGCCCGGATCCTCGGTGTGGCCCTGGCGGCGCTGCTCATCATCGCCAACTTCCTCTCCCTCCCCTACTACCCGCTGTGGTCCGTCGTCGTGATCGCCATCAGCGGCTTCGTGATCTGGGGCCTCTGCGCGGTCCACCGCGACGACGCCCCGATCGTCTGA
- a CDS encoding amphi-Trp domain-containing protein, with the protein MKDLKFEQKRSLTRLEAADLLSALAAALRHGGNAEIELGPGTMTLRVPDELRSEVEVEVGDGEIEIEVELKWPTAQNRPAPSQPSAGSDGG; encoded by the coding sequence GTGAAGGACCTCAAGTTCGAGCAGAAGCGTTCGCTGACCCGCCTGGAAGCCGCCGATCTGCTCTCCGCCCTCGCGGCCGCGCTGCGGCACGGCGGCAACGCCGAGATCGAACTCGGCCCCGGGACGATGACCCTGCGCGTCCCCGACGAGCTCCGCAGCGAGGTCGAGGTCGAGGTGGGCGACGGCGAGATCGAGATCGAGGTCGAGCTCAAGTGGCCGACCGCGCAGAACCGTCCGGCGCCCTCGCAGCCGTCGGCCGGGAGCGACGGCGGCTGA
- the dhbA gene encoding 2,3-dihydro-2,3-dihydroxybenzoate dehydrogenase: MAPISTDEFAGRTALVTGAAQGIGAAVARLLTASGARVVACDRSPSDPSVHRLDVTDAAAVEELVDRAEDEYGPIDVLVNVAGVLHAGPVLSTSDEDWQHTFAVNTTGVFHTCRSVGRRMADRGRGSIVTVGSNAAGVPRMNMAAYAASKAATTMFMRCLGLELAGSGVRCNLVSPGSTDTPMQRALWTDDEDESERRVIEGDLASFRAGIPLGRIAAPEDVAEAVLFLAGDRARHITMHDLYVDGGATLRA; this comes from the coding sequence ATGGCACCGATATCCACCGACGAGTTCGCAGGCCGGACCGCCCTGGTCACCGGCGCCGCCCAGGGCATCGGAGCCGCCGTCGCCCGCCTGCTCACCGCGAGCGGCGCCCGGGTCGTCGCCTGCGACCGCTCCCCGTCCGACCCCTCGGTGCACCGGCTCGACGTCACGGACGCCGCCGCGGTCGAGGAGCTGGTCGACCGGGCCGAGGACGAGTACGGGCCGATCGACGTCCTGGTCAACGTCGCGGGGGTGCTCCACGCCGGTCCGGTCCTGAGCACGAGCGACGAGGACTGGCAGCACACCTTCGCCGTCAACACCACCGGGGTGTTCCACACCTGCCGTTCCGTCGGCCGCCGGATGGCCGACCGCGGGCGGGGCAGCATCGTCACGGTCGGCTCCAACGCCGCCGGCGTGCCCCGGATGAACATGGCGGCGTACGCGGCCTCCAAGGCGGCCACCACGATGTTCATGCGCTGCCTGGGCCTGGAACTGGCCGGCTCCGGCGTGCGCTGCAACCTGGTCTCGCCCGGATCGACCGACACCCCCATGCAGCGCGCGCTGTGGACCGACGACGAGGACGAGAGCGAGCGCCGGGTCATCGAGGGCGACCTCGCCAGCTTCCGGGCCGGGATCCCGCTCGGCCGGATCGCCGCCCCCGAGGACGTCGCCGAGGCCGTCCTCTTCCTCGCCGGGGACCGCGCGCGGCACATCACGATGCACGACCTCTACGTCGACGGCGGCGCCACGCTGCGGGCCTGA
- a CDS encoding carboxymuconolactone decarboxylase family protein: MTTSSETPVLDTLAAMTLDSIERCGLPTETLILTRIAALVAMDAPPMSYLAHLGPAMESDVTPDQVQDVLVAIAPVVGTARVMSAATHITEALGFAIAVAEIDAASSG; this comes from the coding sequence ATGACGACATCCTCCGAAACCCCCGTCCTGGACACCCTCGCCGCGATGACCCTCGACTCGATCGAGCGCTGCGGGCTGCCCACCGAGACGCTCATCCTCACCCGCATCGCCGCGCTCGTCGCCATGGACGCGCCGCCGATGTCCTACCTCGCCCACCTCGGCCCGGCCATGGAGTCCGACGTGACCCCCGACCAGGTCCAGGACGTCCTGGTGGCCATCGCCCCGGTGGTGGGCACCGCACGGGTGATGTCGGCGGCCACCCACATCACCGAGGCACTGGGCTTCGCCATCGCGGTGGCCGAGATCGACGCCGCCTCCTCGGGCTGA
- a CDS encoding MFS transporter encodes MASRASGTSGTSGTPGTSGAGASGRSSKAGLVLLTLASGQFLMTLDSSVMNVSIATVAEDVGTTVSGIQGAITAYTLVMAMFMIPGGKVGALIGRKRAFLVGCVIYGCGSLTTALAPNLPVLLVGWSFLEGIGAALILPAIVALVAGNFGVERRSAAYGLVAAAGAAAIAVGPLIGGIATTYFSWRWVFAGEVVIVLGILVLARRIADAPADQSPPIDLVGAALCALGLGVFVYGVLRSGAWGWFLPKPDAPAWLGVSLVVWLILAGLLLIRVFLAWENRLVERGGEPLVDPALLRNRQLTGGLTMFFFQYLVQMGVFFVVPLYLSVALGLSALQTGARILPLSLTLLAAAILIPRLLPDVSPRRVVRLGVLALFAGAVALLAALDADAGAEIVTLPLLLIGLGMGALASQLGAVTVSAVPDEKSAEVGGVQNAVTNLGASIGTALAGSILIGALTSSFLAHVEGNPAFPDEVQSQAVVKLESGVPFLSDAQLTEALDTAGADSEATQAALDANAAARLDGLRAALAVLALTALLALFFTRRIPATQPGSPGPATQPGSSASSGPAGPPKGT; translated from the coding sequence ATGGCATCCAGGGCATCCGGTACGTCGGGAACATCCGGGACACCCGGGACTTCGGGGGCGGGCGCGTCCGGCAGGTCGTCGAAGGCCGGGCTCGTCCTGCTGACGCTCGCGTCCGGGCAGTTCCTGATGACGCTGGACAGCTCCGTCATGAACGTCTCGATCGCGACGGTCGCCGAGGACGTCGGCACGACGGTGAGCGGGATCCAGGGCGCCATCACCGCCTACACCCTCGTCATGGCGATGTTCATGATCCCCGGGGGCAAGGTCGGCGCGCTGATCGGCCGCAAACGCGCCTTCCTGGTCGGCTGCGTCATCTACGGCTGCGGCTCCCTGACGACCGCCCTCGCCCCGAACCTGCCGGTGCTCCTGGTCGGCTGGTCCTTCCTCGAAGGCATCGGCGCGGCCCTCATCCTGCCCGCGATCGTGGCACTGGTCGCCGGGAACTTCGGAGTCGAACGCCGCTCCGCCGCCTACGGGCTCGTCGCGGCCGCGGGCGCCGCCGCGATCGCCGTCGGGCCGCTGATCGGCGGCATCGCCACCACCTACTTCTCCTGGCGCTGGGTCTTCGCCGGCGAGGTCGTCATCGTGCTCGGCATCCTCGTCCTCGCCCGCCGCATCGCCGACGCCCCCGCCGACCAGAGCCCGCCGATCGACCTCGTCGGGGCCGCGCTCTGCGCCCTCGGGCTCGGCGTGTTCGTCTACGGCGTGCTCCGCTCGGGCGCGTGGGGCTGGTTCCTGCCCAAGCCCGACGCCCCCGCCTGGCTGGGGGTCTCCCTGGTGGTGTGGCTGATCCTCGCCGGCCTGCTCCTGATCCGGGTCTTCCTCGCCTGGGAGAACCGGCTGGTCGAGCGCGGCGGGGAGCCGCTGGTGGACCCGGCCCTGCTGCGCAACCGGCAGCTCACCGGCGGCCTGACGATGTTCTTCTTCCAGTACCTCGTCCAGATGGGCGTGTTCTTCGTCGTCCCGCTCTACCTCTCGGTCGCGCTGGGCCTGTCCGCGCTCCAGACCGGCGCCCGCATCCTGCCGCTGTCGCTGACCCTGCTGGCCGCCGCGATCCTGATCCCGCGGCTGCTCCCGGACGTCTCACCGCGCCGGGTGGTGCGGCTCGGCGTCCTCGCGCTGTTCGCGGGCGCGGTGGCGCTGCTGGCCGCGCTCGACGCCGACGCCGGCGCGGAGATCGTCACCCTGCCGCTCCTGCTGATCGGGCTCGGCATGGGCGCGCTGGCCTCCCAGCTCGGGGCCGTCACGGTGTCCGCGGTGCCGGACGAGAAGAGCGCGGAGGTCGGCGGCGTCCAGAACGCCGTCACCAACCTGGGCGCCTCGATCGGGACGGCCCTGGCCGGGTCGATCCTGATCGGCGCGCTCACCTCGTCGTTCCTGGCCCACGTCGAGGGGAACCCGGCCTTCCCGGACGAGGTCCAGAGCCAGGCGGTGGTGAAACTGGAGAGCGGCGTGCCGTTCCTGTCGGACGCCCAGCTCACGGAGGCCCTCGACACCGCGGGGGCGGACTCGGAGGCCACCCAGGCGGCGCTGGACGCGAACGCCGCCGCCCGGCTGGACGGCCTGCGCGCCGCGCTGGCGGTCCTGGCGCTCACCGCGCTCCTCGCACTGTTCTTCACCCGGCGGATCCCGGCGACCCAACCGGGTTCACCGGGCCCGGCGACCCAACCGGGCTCGTCGGCCTCGTCCGGTCCCGCGGGCCCGCCGAAGGGGACCTGA
- the ddaH gene encoding dimethylargininase → MPATDTIPMPDHFPSRRARVATPRRFLMCEPRHFDVTYSINPWMDPGKPVDAELALAQWTALRDLYRSLGHTVDVITPVPGLPDMVFAANGATVVDGRVLGARFRHVERTAEGPAYLSWFTSRGYRDVHWPEHINEGEGDYLVVGRTILAGTGFRTDPRSHAEAQEFFGLPVIGLTLVDPRFYHLDTALAVLSDDEVMYYPAAFSAGSRAVLRELFPDAILADDRDAAVFGLNALSDGRHVLLPEAAAGLQRKLRDRGFEPIGVDLTELLHAGGSVKCCTLELRS, encoded by the coding sequence ATGCCTGCCACGGACACCATCCCCATGCCGGACCACTTCCCCTCCCGTCGGGCCCGCGTCGCCACACCGCGACGCTTCCTGATGTGCGAGCCGCGCCACTTCGACGTCACGTACTCCATCAACCCGTGGATGGACCCCGGCAAGCCGGTCGACGCCGAACTCGCCCTCGCCCAGTGGACCGCGCTGCGCGACCTGTACCGGAGCCTGGGCCACACCGTCGACGTCATCACCCCCGTCCCCGGCCTGCCCGACATGGTCTTCGCCGCCAACGGGGCCACCGTCGTGGACGGCCGCGTCCTCGGCGCCCGGTTCCGGCACGTCGAGCGGACCGCCGAAGGACCGGCCTACCTCTCCTGGTTCACCTCCCGGGGGTACCGCGACGTGCACTGGCCCGAGCACATCAACGAGGGCGAGGGCGACTACCTGGTGGTGGGGCGCACGATCCTGGCGGGCACCGGCTTCCGCACCGACCCGCGCTCCCACGCGGAGGCGCAGGAGTTCTTCGGACTGCCGGTCATCGGCCTGACCCTCGTGGACCCGAGGTTCTACCACCTCGACACCGCGCTCGCCGTCCTCTCCGACGACGAGGTCATGTACTACCCGGCCGCCTTCAGCGCGGGCAGCCGGGCCGTCCTGCGGGAGCTGTTCCCCGACGCGATCCTCGCGGACGACCGGGACGCCGCGGTGTTCGGCCTCAACGCGCTCTCGGACGGGCGCCACGTGCTGCTCCCCGAGGCGGCCGCCGGGCTCCAGCGCAAGCTCCGCGACCGCGGCTTCGAGCCGATCGGCGTCGACCTGACCGAACTCCTCCACGCGGGCGGCAGCGTCAAGTGCTGCACCCTCGAACTGCGCTCCTGA
- a CDS encoding FAD-dependent monooxygenase: MTAAPGGSGDGGSREDGSRGGAPRGVEAPEVDAAVAGGGPAGAVAALVLACAGHRVLLLDDGGGAGAGAAGGTGGPRNDASRTDTSRTDAPRIGGFRIGEFLPPAARPLLRDLGLLDAFLAAGHPRSTGTLTAWGSAALHGRSHLFDPYGHGWHLDRVRFDAFLRDAAVAAGAELRPSTVLRRHADGRLVVRDRATGAVRELRSRWTVDATGRRCVIGRRHGLRHRQDRLVAAYAVFDVRRPGDGTDGRADGGTDGGAAQEADGGGGDREARTLVEAVPHGWWYTTLVPAGRLVAHLTDPDLADPALRTPEGFWHGITRTGHVRRRLAGYDPAATPLPRWTPAHGLRLDPVAGPGWVAAGDAALAFDPLSSQGILTALHTGARAGRAVAACLAAPGRTVAALADYTAFLDGIAAAYAGNHALSYRQEQRWPDHPFWRRRHTPRPPALTADR; the protein is encoded by the coding sequence GTGACCGCGGCGCCGGGCGGTTCCGGGGACGGCGGTTCGCGGGAGGACGGTTCGCGGGGCGGCGCACCCCGGGGAGTCGAGGCCCCGGAGGTCGACGCGGCCGTGGCCGGCGGCGGCCCGGCGGGCGCGGTGGCCGCGCTGGTCCTGGCCTGCGCCGGCCACCGGGTCCTGCTCCTCGACGACGGCGGGGGCGCGGGTGCGGGTGCGGCCGGCGGCACCGGCGGGCCCCGGAACGACGCGTCCAGGACCGACACCTCCAGGACCGACGCGCCCCGGATCGGTGGGTTCCGGATCGGCGAGTTCCTGCCGCCCGCCGCGCGTCCGCTGCTGCGCGACCTCGGACTGCTCGACGCCTTCCTGGCCGCCGGGCACCCGCGATCCACCGGGACCCTCACCGCCTGGGGCTCGGCGGCGCTGCACGGCCGCAGCCACCTCTTCGACCCGTACGGCCACGGCTGGCACCTCGACCGGGTCCGCTTCGACGCGTTCCTCCGCGACGCGGCCGTCGCGGCCGGCGCCGAACTCCGGCCGTCCACCGTGCTGCGTAGGCACGCCGACGGCCGCCTGGTCGTCCGCGACCGCGCCACCGGCGCCGTGCGGGAACTGCGCAGCCGCTGGACGGTGGACGCCACCGGCCGCCGCTGCGTCATCGGCCGCCGGCACGGCCTGCGCCACCGGCAGGACCGCCTGGTCGCCGCCTACGCCGTCTTCGACGTCCGCCGCCCCGGCGACGGCACGGACGGCAGGGCGGACGGCGGCACGGACGGCGGGGCGGCGCAGGAGGCGGACGGCGGCGGCGGGGACCGGGAGGCGCGGACGCTCGTCGAGGCGGTGCCCCACGGCTGGTGGTACACCACCCTGGTCCCGGCCGGACGCCTCGTCGCCCATCTGACCGACCCCGACCTGGCGGACCCCGCGCTCCGGACCCCCGAGGGCTTCTGGCACGGCATCACCCGCACCGGCCACGTGCGCCGGCGGCTGGCCGGGTACGACCCCGCCGCCACCCCGCTCCCCCGGTGGACGCCGGCCCACGGCCTGCGGCTGGACCCGGTCGCCGGCCCGGGCTGGGTGGCCGCGGGGGACGCCGCGCTCGCCTTCGACCCGCTCTCCTCGCAGGGCATCCTCACCGCCCTGCACACCGGCGCCCGGGCCGGACGGGCGGTGGCCGCCTGCCTGGCCGCGCCGGGCCGGACGGTGGCCGCACTCGCGGACTACACCGCGTTCCTGGACGGCATCGCCGCCGCGTACGCGGGGAACCACGCGCTCTCCTACCGGCAGGAGCAGCGCTGGCCGGACCACCCCTTCTGGCGGCGGCGCCACACGCCCCGGCCCCCGGCCCTGACCGCTGACCGCTGA
- a CDS encoding diacylglycerol/lipid kinase family protein: MAAPPPTVLRRARRSARLAVLCALGALVVLVAGSGPGGLLILATALIGSALTAAGTWWAVSHRGAVRALGFLLMVGAPAAVVVLYARAGLWPEALAATVLWAAAAASARSAVRLVRRPDGMRAVAGQRPSRPFLIMNPKSGGGKVGRFGLVEKAEALGARVALLDTSATVDVAALARQAVAEGADLLGVAGGDGTQARVAEVAAEHDLPFLVISAGTRNHFAMDLGLDRTDPARCLDALTDGEELRVDLGTVGGLTFVNTASFGVYAQIVQRPEYRDAKAGAALDALPDLLLGYGGHLVDARTEEEDARLDAQQALLISNNPYTGTEPVSGGGRRPRLDLGVLGVVGIRVTNAAQATRLALRGGRAAGLRVLTCRQVVVGSDTDRIPVAVDGEALYLPAPVVCGIRPGALRVLVPRGRPGPPPVRPTPEWREILSLAFTRSGSGAVAGARAAEQAPAQAPGPGAAPPTDRTG, from the coding sequence ATGGCGGCACCTCCCCCGACCGTGCTCCGGCGCGCCCGGCGGTCGGCCCGGCTGGCCGTGCTCTGCGCCCTCGGCGCCCTGGTGGTGCTGGTGGCCGGGAGCGGCCCCGGCGGGCTGCTGATCCTCGCCACCGCGCTGATCGGCTCGGCACTCACCGCGGCCGGCACCTGGTGGGCGGTGTCCCACCGCGGGGCCGTCCGCGCACTCGGGTTCCTGCTGATGGTGGGCGCGCCCGCGGCCGTCGTGGTGCTCTACGCCCGGGCCGGGCTCTGGCCGGAGGCGCTGGCCGCCACCGTGCTGTGGGCGGCCGCGGCGGCGAGCGCGCGGTCGGCGGTGCGCCTGGTGCGCCGGCCGGACGGCATGCGCGCGGTCGCCGGGCAGCGCCCCAGCCGGCCGTTCCTGATCATGAATCCGAAGTCGGGCGGCGGCAAGGTCGGCCGGTTCGGTCTGGTCGAGAAGGCCGAGGCGCTGGGCGCCCGGGTGGCGCTCCTGGACACGTCGGCCACGGTGGACGTCGCCGCGCTGGCCCGGCAGGCGGTGGCCGAGGGGGCGGACCTGCTCGGGGTGGCGGGCGGGGACGGCACCCAGGCCAGGGTGGCCGAGGTGGCCGCCGAGCACGACCTGCCGTTCCTGGTGATCTCGGCGGGGACTCGGAACCACTTCGCGATGGACCTCGGCCTGGACCGCACGGACCCGGCCCGCTGCCTCGACGCGCTGACCGACGGGGAGGAACTGCGCGTCGACCTGGGCACGGTGGGCGGCCTCACCTTCGTCAACACGGCGTCCTTCGGGGTGTACGCGCAGATCGTGCAGCGCCCCGAGTACCGCGACGCCAAGGCGGGCGCCGCCCTCGACGCGCTGCCCGACCTGCTGCTCGGCTACGGCGGGCACCTCGTCGACGCCCGCACGGAGGAGGAGGACGCCCGGCTGGACGCCCAGCAGGCGCTCCTGATCAGCAACAACCCCTACACCGGCACCGAACCGGTCTCCGGGGGCGGCCGCCGGCCGCGGCTGGACCTCGGTGTGCTGGGCGTGGTCGGGATCCGGGTGACCAACGCGGCCCAGGCCACCCGGCTGGCGCTCCGCGGCGGCAGGGCGGCGGGCCTGCGGGTGCTGACCTGCCGCCAGGTCGTGGTCGGGTCGGACACGGACCGCATCCCGGTCGCCGTGGACGGGGAGGCGCTGTACCTGCCCGCGCCCGTCGTCTGCGGCATCCGCCCGGGCGCCCTGCGCGTCCTGGTGCCCCGGGGCCGCCCCGGTCCCCCGCCCGTCCGGCCGACCCCGGAGTGGCGCGAGATCCTCTCGCTGGCCTTCACCCGCTCCGGCTCCGGGGCCGTGGCCGGAGCCAGGGCCGCCGAGCAGGCACCGGCACAGGCACCGGGACCGGGCGCAGCGCCGCCCACGGACCGGACGGGGTGA